The proteins below come from a single Erysipelothrix piscisicarius genomic window:
- the yfcE gene encoding phosphodiesterase: MKTLIISDIHGSIDRLNDVLNTPLPYDRILLVGDLMYHGPRNPILADYNPKAVSDRLNQLTCPIIAVRGNCDSEVDQMLCQFSIMQDYTVTEWNNLTLMVTHGHLFEPDIEGPRHGVDLFISGHTHVPVLKKIDHTTIYNPGSIALPKENHPNTYGYLDDRVLTTYTLNHDVYMQAVID, from the coding sequence ATGAAAACTTTAATTATTTCTGATATACACGGTAGCATCGACCGTTTAAATGATGTTCTCAACACACCCTTACCTTATGATCGCATTTTACTGGTAGGGGACCTCATGTATCATGGACCTCGAAATCCAATTCTTGCGGATTACAATCCGAAAGCTGTTTCCGATCGATTGAACCAACTCACATGCCCCATTATCGCAGTGCGCGGAAACTGTGACAGTGAAGTGGATCAAATGTTATGTCAATTCTCAATAATGCAAGACTATACGGTGACAGAATGGAATAATCTTACCCTCATGGTGACACACGGTCACCTTTTTGAACCCGATATTGAGGGCCCACGACACGGCGTAGACCTCTTTATTTCTGGACACACACACGTGCCTGTTTTGAAAAAAATAGACCATACAACAATATATAATCCTGGATCCATTGCACTTCCTAAAGAAAATCATCCAAACACGTATGGATATCTGGATGATCGTGTCCTCACAACGTATACACTTAATCATGATGTCTACATGCAAGCTGTAATTGACTAA
- a CDS encoding ABC transporter ATP-binding protein: MNNENGLVISHLNKHYGKNQVLKNINLNLESGKIVGLCGPNGAGKTTLIKTIVGLLRDYHGDIQVCGNPVGPDSKAVVSYLPDVEYLAPNLTGLKAARLYSDMYADFDMGVLEDLFLKMKLDGSMPVSKMSKGMREKFQLALCLSRKARIYIFDEPIAGVDPASRDSIIETILSNYTQDALLIISTHLIQDIEGVLDEVVFIKDGAILMHENCDDLREARGQTIDEIFREEFKW, from the coding sequence ATGAATAACGAAAATGGTTTGGTCATTTCACATTTAAATAAGCATTATGGAAAAAATCAAGTGCTTAAGAATATTAATTTAAATTTGGAATCTGGAAAAATAGTGGGTCTTTGTGGTCCAAATGGAGCAGGAAAGACAACCTTAATTAAGACGATTGTTGGTCTTCTTCGTGATTATCACGGAGATATTCAGGTATGTGGAAATCCAGTTGGTCCTGATTCGAAAGCTGTTGTTTCATATCTTCCTGATGTGGAATACTTAGCACCCAATCTTACAGGACTCAAAGCAGCAAGACTCTATAGTGATATGTATGCTGATTTTGATATGGGCGTTTTAGAAGACTTATTCCTTAAGATGAAATTAGATGGAAGCATGCCTGTTTCAAAGATGTCTAAAGGGATGCGTGAAAAGTTCCAGCTTGCTTTATGTTTATCGCGTAAAGCACGTATCTATATATTTGATGAGCCGATTGCAGGTGTTGATCCTGCATCACGCGATTCGATTATCGAAACAATTTTAAGCAATTATACTCAAGATGCACTACTTATCATTTCAACACATCTCATTCAAGATATTGAAGGTGTCTTGGACGAAGTCGTCTTCATTAAAGATGGTGCGATTCTCATGCACGAAAATTGTGATGATTTACGTGAAGCACGTGGACAAACAATTGATGAAATCTTTAGGGAGGAATTCAAATGGTAG
- a CDS encoding NAD/NADP octopine/nopaline dehydrogenase family protein, whose translation MKKIAIIGGGNGAHAAAADLTLKGYSVTLIEDAQFKHNMQTVFDSLQIHVTGVVEGTATLTSVTTDLQKGVADAEIILVAVPAFAHKDYAYRLAPCLQEGQIVFIVPGTFGSLIFKKAMNDIGNHANIVFAESHTLPYATRIIEPGHVMIMSRFDPLKVGVLPAKETMRVCQILSELYDGIQPVESIVACGLNSLNPIIHVPGCILNAGRIEKARGDFYFYTEGFTSCVVRTTEGLDQERIRLLEAFEYNFETVNKGVGGPDASDDLHQVISENPSFASIKGPADVKGRYYSEDIPFGLATWAKLAQHIHVETSIMNSLVTLGSSILGKDCWTMGPCMADLGIQNMSIQEIKRFIE comes from the coding sequence ATGAAAAAAATTGCGATCATTGGTGGTGGGAATGGTGCTCACGCAGCCGCCGCTGATTTAACACTCAAAGGGTACTCGGTTACTTTAATCGAAGATGCGCAGTTTAAACATAATATGCAAACGGTCTTTGATTCACTCCAAATTCATGTGACCGGTGTCGTGGAAGGCACCGCAACCCTGACATCTGTAACAACAGACTTACAAAAGGGCGTTGCGGATGCAGAGATTATTCTTGTTGCCGTGCCAGCCTTTGCCCACAAAGATTATGCATACCGCCTTGCACCATGCTTGCAAGAAGGGCAGATCGTTTTTATTGTTCCAGGGACATTTGGGAGTCTGATATTTAAGAAGGCAATGAATGATATAGGCAATCATGCCAATATTGTATTTGCGGAATCACATACACTTCCTTATGCTACACGAATCATTGAGCCAGGGCATGTGATGATTATGAGTCGCTTCGATCCACTTAAAGTTGGTGTCTTACCAGCAAAAGAAACAATGCGCGTCTGTCAGATATTATCGGAACTTTATGATGGCATTCAACCTGTGGAAAGTATTGTTGCTTGTGGATTAAACAGCTTAAATCCTATTATCCATGTTCCGGGATGTATCCTTAATGCAGGACGGATTGAAAAGGCCCGTGGGGATTTTTACTTTTACACTGAAGGATTTACTTCTTGTGTTGTGCGTACTACTGAAGGGCTGGATCAAGAACGAATCCGTCTTCTTGAAGCTTTCGAATACAATTTTGAAACGGTAAATAAAGGGGTAGGTGGTCCGGATGCATCGGATGATCTTCATCAAGTAATTTCAGAGAATCCGAGTTTTGCTTCCATTAAAGGTCCTGCTGATGTGAAGGGAAGATATTATTCGGAAGATATTCCCTTTGGACTCGCAACGTGGGCCAAATTAGCACAGCACATTCATGTGGAAACTTCGATAATGAACAGTCTTGTGACATTGGGTTCATCCATATTAGGGAAAGATTGTTGGACAATGGGGCCATGCATGGCAGATTTAGGGATTCAAAACATGAGTATTCAAGAAATCAAACGTTTCATAGAATAA
- a CDS encoding DegV family protein yields the protein MMKIAVITDSSAGVSKQEAIDHEIIVARMPLTIDGKAYMEEEGISREQLIQAMKNGSSVSTSQPPLGRLIELFDDVLKTYDHIIFLPISSKLSGTYQTACGLAQDYDGRVTVIDSKFVSCPLFLLSLEVKEMIRRGMEPDAIRTLIEDEADMYASLIPENIIYLKRGGRITPAAAAIANLLKIVPVLKVSNGEIDLAEKVRTYKKAVRVGFDHTVVDRNKDDYEWIVLDGGCEEKIYNAVVKDLEKHFGVEVIKRPLYPIVLAHTGPGSIAIAWRKKLIKDKI from the coding sequence ATGATGAAAATTGCTGTTATCACAGACTCATCGGCAGGTGTTTCAAAGCAAGAAGCAATTGATCATGAGATTATCGTAGCACGTATGCCTTTAACAATCGATGGAAAAGCATATATGGAAGAAGAAGGGATCTCTCGTGAACAATTGATTCAAGCCATGAAAAACGGATCATCTGTTTCAACATCACAACCACCTTTAGGGAGGTTGATTGAATTGTTTGATGACGTTTTAAAAACATATGACCATATAATCTTTTTACCGATTTCAAGTAAACTTAGCGGGACGTATCAAACGGCATGCGGACTGGCTCAAGATTATGATGGACGCGTAACGGTTATTGATTCAAAATTTGTCAGTTGCCCATTGTTTTTATTAAGTCTTGAAGTTAAGGAAATGATAAGGCGGGGTATGGAACCGGATGCTATAAGGACGCTCATCGAAGATGAAGCGGATATGTATGCATCACTCATACCGGAGAATATTATCTACCTTAAGCGTGGAGGTCGTATTACGCCAGCAGCTGCAGCCATTGCGAATTTACTCAAAATCGTACCTGTATTAAAGGTTTCAAATGGTGAAATTGATTTGGCTGAAAAAGTAAGGACCTACAAAAAAGCAGTCCGCGTTGGTTTTGATCACACTGTGGTAGATCGGAATAAAGATGATTATGAATGGATTGTTTTAGACGGCGGTTGTGAAGAAAAAATCTACAATGCTGTTGTGAAAGATTTAGAAAAACATTTTGGGGTTGAGGTCATAAAACGTCCTTTATATCCTATTGTACTTGCTCATACTGGACCTGGCAGCATTGCGATTGCTTGGCGAAAAAAACTTATTAAAGATAAAATATAG
- the argS gene encoding arginine--tRNA ligase → MNKIETKLVGHIEDIILDAFGIEKEDGLVMLEIPNNPEMGDYSTNIAMRLTKPVGKNPREIASVIVEKLENNEMVDSISVAGPGFINFVMKPAVLGSVINDVIEAGKDYGRSNAGEGIRLLNEYVSANPTGQLHVGHARGAAWGDSLSRIMSFAGYDVLREYYINDLGNQILMLSHSLYARYKQAFGIEAALPEDGYHGPDIVEIANDVKDAEGDKWLDAPEEEWVPYFKELGIKLELERIKEDLNTFGVEMDSWVSEKWLYDDGRVEESLEALKAKGVTFEEDGALWLRSTDFGDDKDRVLIKSDGSYTYLVPDIANHIYKLERGYTHLLNLWGGDHHGYIVRMQAALEALGHPNVLDVDIIQMVRLVDEGVEVKMSKRTGNALGLVELVDDIGVDATRYFFVSRALATPLDFDLGLARKKSNDNPVFYVQYAHARICSILRQAGEVPHVDVIDQLTNPKEIALLKEINEFSSVVADAAKKREVHKIANYVQDLASSFHSFYGEVKVMDPSNPELQAQRLNLLVAVKITLSNALNLIGVNAPEQM, encoded by the coding sequence ATGAATAAAATTGAAACAAAACTTGTTGGACACATCGAAGATATTATTCTTGATGCGTTTGGTATTGAAAAAGAAGATGGACTTGTAATGTTAGAAATCCCTAATAATCCAGAAATGGGAGATTACTCAACAAACATCGCAATGCGTCTTACAAAACCTGTTGGTAAAAATCCACGTGAAATTGCTAGCGTTATTGTGGAGAAATTAGAAAATAATGAGATGGTTGACTCCATTAGTGTTGCGGGACCTGGATTTATTAACTTTGTTATGAAACCAGCAGTTTTAGGTAGTGTTATTAATGATGTTATTGAGGCTGGTAAAGATTATGGTCGTTCCAATGCAGGGGAAGGAATCCGTTTACTGAATGAATATGTATCGGCGAACCCTACTGGACAACTTCATGTTGGTCACGCACGTGGAGCCGCATGGGGTGATTCACTTTCACGTATTATGTCCTTTGCAGGATATGACGTACTTCGTGAGTATTATATTAATGACCTTGGTAATCAAATTTTGATGTTAAGTCATTCACTTTATGCACGTTATAAACAAGCATTTGGTATCGAAGCAGCATTGCCTGAAGATGGATATCATGGACCCGATATTGTGGAAATCGCAAATGATGTGAAAGATGCTGAAGGTGACAAATGGTTAGATGCACCGGAAGAAGAATGGGTACCTTATTTTAAAGAACTTGGAATTAAATTAGAATTAGAGCGCATTAAAGAAGATTTAAATACTTTTGGAGTTGAAATGGATTCATGGGTTAGTGAAAAATGGCTCTATGATGATGGACGTGTAGAGGAATCCTTAGAAGCACTTAAAGCAAAAGGTGTAACGTTTGAAGAAGATGGCGCACTATGGCTTCGTTCAACAGATTTTGGGGATGATAAAGACCGTGTCCTTATTAAGAGTGATGGATCTTATACCTATCTCGTACCTGATATCGCAAACCACATTTATAAACTCGAACGTGGTTATACACATTTACTAAACCTATGGGGTGGCGATCACCATGGTTATATTGTACGTATGCAAGCTGCACTTGAAGCGCTCGGCCATCCAAATGTTCTGGATGTTGATATTATTCAAATGGTTCGTCTTGTGGACGAAGGTGTTGAAGTTAAAATGTCAAAACGTACAGGGAATGCACTGGGTCTTGTTGAACTGGTTGATGATATTGGTGTTGATGCAACACGTTACTTCTTTGTAAGCCGTGCTTTAGCAACGCCACTTGATTTTGACCTTGGTCTAGCACGTAAAAAATCAAACGATAACCCAGTATTCTATGTTCAATATGCACATGCTCGTATTTGTTCAATTTTACGTCAAGCAGGAGAAGTTCCTCATGTTGATGTCATTGATCAACTTACAAATCCTAAAGAAATTGCCTTATTAAAAGAGATTAATGAGTTTAGTTCTGTTGTTGCAGATGCTGCGAAAAAACGTGAAGTTCATAAGATTGCAAATTATGTTCAAGACCTTGCATCATCCTTCCATAGTTTCTATGGTGAAGTAAAAGTTATGGATCCAAGTAACCCGGAACTACAAGCACAACGTCTAAATTTACTTGTAGCGGTAAAAATTACCCTAAGTAATGCCTTGAACTTAATCGGTGTTAATGCACCAGAACAAATGTAA
- a CDS encoding BglG family transcription antiterminator: MELTQRQSSILLLIINAHDAITSDDIATELNISSKTVQREVQAIDHILKKSNMAITSLRGKGYLIDDSYKNEMWKTYFYNDEFDNNVLPNVRQSRVEWIIRKIANGTLNSTYFTLEALADNLFISLSTLKRDLVSVRRILREYHIFLENDYKRGLVLTGDENSIRRLINDYLVMEKSTIDMNRIIGQNTPRMDIIERIIVTCIQEYQLHLTDIGFKNLSIHIEIALTRIEQDKLRLSNTTTSIQTDSKAYLCAEA, from the coding sequence ATGGAATTAACACAAAGACAAAGTAGTATTCTGTTGTTGATAATCAATGCACATGATGCAATTACAAGTGATGATATTGCAACTGAACTGAATATATCGAGCAAAACGGTTCAACGGGAAGTTCAGGCAATCGATCACATCCTTAAAAAAAGCAACATGGCCATCACCTCGTTACGCGGTAAAGGTTATCTGATCGATGACTCATACAAAAACGAAATGTGGAAAACCTATTTCTATAATGATGAGTTCGATAATAACGTATTACCGAATGTAAGACAATCTCGAGTTGAATGGATTATTCGTAAAATTGCGAACGGAACTTTGAACAGTACTTATTTTACATTAGAAGCACTTGCTGATAATTTATTTATAAGTTTATCAACACTCAAAAGAGATCTTGTTAGTGTAAGACGGATTCTAAGGGAATATCATATTTTCCTGGAAAATGACTATAAGCGAGGGTTGGTCCTAACCGGTGATGAAAACAGCATTCGTCGCCTCATCAATGATTACCTTGTCATGGAAAAATCTACCATTGACATGAATCGTATTATCGGACAAAATACCCCTCGCATGGATATCATTGAGCGCATTATTGTGACATGCATTCAAGAGTATCAACTCCATCTCACAGATATTGGATTTAAAAATCTTTCGATTCACATTGAAATTGCTTTGACACGCATTGAACAAGATAAGCTGCGTTTAAGCAATACAACCACATCAATTCAAACGGATTCAAAAGCTTATTTATGTGCCGAAGCGTGA
- a CDS encoding MFS transporter, giving the protein MDLPPHVFGLSFAAMCLTNFIFALVWSNVANGMKKTRILMISSIGYAIAQLLFGYALNRYSIYFARLLSGIFAGGFQVGLMSYVVNEAPEERQSHYITISSIIVSVGAALGFFIGGYLGDFSVRLTFVIQAVFQIVLGVLFYFRTI; this is encoded by the coding sequence ATGGATTTACCACCGCATGTTTTTGGCTTGTCGTTTGCGGCGATGTGTCTTACAAATTTTATTTTTGCTCTTGTGTGGTCGAATGTCGCAAATGGGATGAAAAAGACACGTATTTTAATGATATCCTCGATTGGTTATGCGATTGCTCAATTGCTTTTTGGGTATGCGTTAAATCGCTATAGTATTTATTTTGCGAGACTTTTAAGTGGTATTTTCGCTGGAGGATTCCAAGTAGGTCTTATGAGTTATGTAGTGAATGAAGCACCAGAAGAACGCCAATCTCATTACATAACAATCTCATCGATTATAGTCAGTGTAGGGGCAGCACTTGGATTCTTTATTGGTGGGTATCTTGGTGATTTTTCTGTGCGACTCACGTTTGTGATTCAAGCGGTATTTCAAATTGTACTAGGTGTTTTATTTTATTTTAGGACGATATGA
- a CDS encoding LCP family protein translates to MVFILLLNILYILGYLKSNKLFRYVFLILSVVWLLVGSVGSFYAIKTNAITNAILNKDEVREFSVVSFSGDDVLEGKTVAYAPMNEPEVETSIKKKIADKADNVVFEKYDNYRDLLSAVSAKKIDVAVLPLNYHTLTQEIPDGSNPFVESKELFTFSTSVTKQSNTEVDVIKEPFTMLMLGLNDDLADSIILASFNPETLKVTRTSIARDSYVPIACYPNESYDKINHSHGISSQCMVDKIENYLGVKVDFVFETDFYALENMVDAIGGLEIESPTTFAGSFPLEKQYDDDGEPIMEGVTIPEGKNLLNGKQVVTFARERRIENMANGDFDRQVNQQYVIKEMANKILATRNPNTILNVLDSAKKNITMTLPLETISKLMGYALQSIDRSPVDPMSTFRVVQTQIAGEGTIINGVWYAKPFENQYLQAKKVILDNLKSDADLRNEYDFTFTYGKPYQTDLISSKNSEDTGPLLTVLKPSERSAQAVDVLDFNGLSQSEIQSWADKNHVSVTFDVIKPDSPEFKHDYINNQVLEQDVKPGFYNEGVNAIHIKIVNK, encoded by the coding sequence ATGGTATTTATTCTTCTTCTTAATATTCTCTATATACTTGGTTATTTAAAATCAAATAAACTTTTTAGATACGTATTTCTAATATTGTCTGTTGTATGGCTTTTGGTTGGATCGGTTGGTTCGTTTTACGCAATTAAAACCAATGCCATCACCAACGCCATTCTTAATAAAGACGAAGTTCGTGAATTTAGTGTTGTGAGTTTTAGTGGGGATGACGTGCTTGAGGGTAAAACAGTAGCGTATGCACCCATGAATGAACCCGAAGTTGAAACATCGATTAAGAAAAAAATCGCGGATAAAGCGGATAATGTTGTTTTTGAGAAATATGATAATTATCGTGACTTGTTATCAGCGGTAAGTGCGAAGAAGATTGATGTTGCGGTATTACCCCTTAATTACCACACATTAACTCAAGAAATTCCAGATGGGTCAAATCCTTTTGTGGAATCAAAAGAATTATTTACGTTTTCCACATCCGTTACAAAACAATCCAATACTGAAGTGGATGTTATTAAAGAGCCATTTACAATGCTTATGTTGGGATTAAATGATGATCTTGCAGATTCAATTATTCTTGCATCCTTTAACCCCGAAACGCTTAAAGTTACGAGGACAAGTATTGCACGGGATTCGTATGTTCCAATCGCTTGTTATCCAAACGAATCTTACGATAAAATAAATCATTCTCATGGGATTAGTTCACAATGTATGGTAGATAAAATTGAAAACTATCTGGGTGTTAAGGTTGATTTTGTGTTTGAAACGGATTTTTATGCACTTGAAAATATGGTAGATGCGATTGGTGGCTTAGAAATTGAAAGTCCGACAACATTTGCGGGTTCATTTCCGCTTGAAAAACAATACGATGACGATGGTGAGCCCATTATGGAAGGTGTTACCATTCCAGAAGGGAAAAACCTTCTGAACGGTAAACAAGTTGTCACTTTTGCACGAGAACGTCGTATTGAAAACATGGCAAATGGTGATTTTGACCGCCAAGTCAATCAACAGTATGTTATTAAAGAAATGGCAAATAAAATTCTTGCGACACGAAATCCGAATACGATCTTAAATGTTTTGGATTCGGCGAAGAAAAATATTACCATGACGCTTCCACTTGAAACCATTTCCAAACTCATGGGATATGCATTGCAAAGTATTGATCGTTCTCCGGTAGACCCCATGTCAACATTTAGAGTTGTGCAAACTCAGATTGCGGGTGAAGGAACGATTATTAATGGTGTGTGGTATGCGAAGCCTTTTGAAAATCAGTATTTACAAGCAAAGAAAGTCATTTTGGATAATCTAAAATCAGATGCAGACTTACGAAATGAATACGACTTTACGTTTACCTATGGTAAACCTTATCAAACAGATCTGATTTCTTCGAAAAATTCAGAAGATACCGGTCCGCTTTTGACGGTGCTTAAACCAAGTGAGCGCAGTGCACAAGCCGTTGATGTCTTAGATTTTAATGGCCTCTCTCAATCAGAAATTCAATCGTGGGCGGATAAAAACCATGTTTCAGTTACCTTTGATGTAATCAAACCGGACTCCCCAGAGTTCAAGCATGATTACATTAACAATCAAGTGCTCGAACAAGATGTTAAGCCCGGATTTTATAACGAAGGTGTAAATGCAATCCACATTAAAATCGTGAATAAGTAA
- a CDS encoding pyridoxal phosphate-dependent decarboxylase family protein, with amino-acid sequence MIEFVKPFYQGETNPGTGPVCTIAPEDVLDRLKNQDMPQQGRDLNSVVSQLMTDIYPYSLRSAPPRHFGFIPGPATKVSVLGDLMSSAYNVHASNWVNSSAASTIEENTICWLTKQIGYDEHAGGLFVSGGSMANLTGLIAARDKVLNEDNRHLGVIYLSDQTHHSVEKGLKIIGFTSRQFRFIDTDEAFQIKTDILERTILEDLNQGLVPCCVVATAGTTNTGTVDPLDDIGDLCKKYSLWMHVDRAYGASFLLSTSQVHRLKGIHKADSVSWDAHKLLYQTYSCAMILVKDKQDLLNSFDASPEYLKDIDGDRVTNFGSMGIELTRPTRALKLWLSLQTIGIEEYSRRIDHGQELANYVQERILKYNHWEMISPAQFSIINFRYIHPDLTDEALDSLNTYLAKQIVADEFAGIFTTELKGHTVLRMCTINPITTFDDLDETLDHLETLATHYLNTNL; translated from the coding sequence ATGATTGAATTTGTTAAACCTTTTTATCAAGGTGAAACAAATCCAGGTACCGGACCTGTCTGTACAATCGCACCGGAAGACGTTTTAGATCGTCTTAAAAATCAAGATATGCCGCAACAAGGACGCGACCTCAATTCCGTTGTATCTCAATTGATGACGGATATTTATCCCTATAGTTTACGCAGTGCTCCCCCACGTCATTTTGGATTTATCCCCGGACCGGCTACAAAGGTTTCTGTTTTGGGTGATTTAATGTCGAGCGCTTATAATGTGCATGCAAGTAATTGGGTTAATAGTTCTGCCGCAAGTACGATCGAAGAAAACACCATTTGTTGGCTCACCAAACAAATCGGCTATGATGAACATGCTGGCGGGTTGTTTGTTTCAGGTGGTTCTATGGCAAACCTAACGGGACTTATTGCAGCAAGGGATAAAGTATTGAATGAAGATAACCGACACTTGGGGGTCATTTATCTTTCTGATCAAACACACCACTCTGTGGAAAAGGGCTTAAAAATTATTGGATTTACAAGCCGTCAATTCCGTTTTATTGATACCGATGAAGCCTTTCAAATTAAAACGGACATTCTTGAACGAACAATTTTAGAGGACTTGAACCAGGGATTGGTTCCTTGTTGTGTCGTTGCAACTGCAGGAACGACCAATACTGGAACCGTAGATCCCTTAGATGATATCGGTGATTTATGTAAGAAGTATTCTCTTTGGATGCATGTTGATCGCGCGTATGGAGCGTCTTTCCTTCTTTCAACCAGTCAAGTACACCGCCTTAAGGGAATTCATAAAGCAGATAGTGTTAGCTGGGATGCCCATAAATTACTCTATCAAACTTATAGTTGCGCCATGATTCTTGTGAAAGATAAACAAGATCTTCTCAACAGTTTCGATGCCAGCCCTGAATATTTAAAAGATATTGATGGTGACCGTGTAACAAATTTTGGCTCGATGGGAATTGAGCTTACACGACCGACTCGCGCACTAAAATTATGGCTTTCACTGCAAACTATTGGAATTGAAGAATATTCTCGTCGCATTGATCATGGCCAAGAACTTGCGAATTACGTTCAAGAACGAATTCTAAAATACAATCATTGGGAAATGATCTCACCTGCTCAGTTTTCGATTATTAATTTTCGTTACATCCATCCTGATTTAACGGACGAAGCGTTGGATTCACTCAATACCTATCTCGCAAAGCAAATTGTTGCCGATGAATTTGCAGGAATCTTTACAACCGAACTCAAAGGACACACCGTATTAAGAATGTGTACAATTAATCCGATCACCACCTTTGATGACCTCGATGAAACACTCGACCACCTTGAAACACTCGCAACCCATTATCTCAACACAAATCTTTAA
- a CDS encoding MFS transporter, with protein sequence MFYFILGRYEKIEEKMEWSMIRNSNPLKVLQSSRHLMKDVVLILLIVTFTSSVGTTLFDQSFNYYIKDIFNFVPSQNGIIKAITGLFAVVLNVSLIRRRNRKKQAVELGLLKTVFIAMGTLAMIVSFSQTSKPFVGFALAWFGMYTVMIPILQNSVISNKRSVEEGNQLAGLYNSLLMLGKIFGALLTSLVYTISPSSTFLFAGFIFILSFIVLLKPEKASRNNKRHRYTNDVSYYIMETRTPPRFIM encoded by the coding sequence GTGTTTTATTTTATTTTAGGACGATATGAGAAAATCGAAGAAAAGATGGAATGGTCCATGATTCGCAACTCCAATCCATTAAAGGTCCTTCAGTCATCGCGTCATTTAATGAAAGATGTGGTCTTGATTTTATTGATTGTAACGTTCACATCATCCGTTGGAACAACTTTGTTTGACCAAAGTTTTAATTATTATATAAAAGATATTTTCAACTTTGTACCCAGCCAAAATGGAATTATTAAAGCCATTACCGGATTGTTTGCGGTTGTGTTGAATGTTAGTTTAATTCGACGTCGCAATCGTAAAAAACAAGCGGTTGAGTTGGGTCTTTTAAAAACCGTGTTTATTGCGATGGGAACGCTCGCTATGATTGTAAGCTTTAGCCAGACATCAAAACCCTTTGTTGGTTTTGCGTTAGCGTGGTTTGGTATGTACACAGTGATGATTCCTATTCTTCAAAATTCAGTAATCTCAAACAAACGCAGTGTTGAGGAAGGGAACCAACTGGCAGGCCTCTATAATTCATTATTAATGCTCGGAAAAATTTTCGGGGCATTACTTACGAGTCTGGTTTATACGATTTCGCCGTCATCCACCTTTCTCTTTGCTGGCTTTATCTTTATTCTGTCATTTATCGTTTTACTCAAACCCGAAAAAGCATCTCGAAATAATAAGAGACATCGTTACACAAACGATGTCTCTTATTACATTATGGAAACAAGGACCCCGCCTCGATTTATAATGTAG
- a CDS encoding GntR family transcriptional regulator → MSLKNSSVVIYRQIIEYFELEIASGRLNAGDRIESIRALALFFKVNPNTVQKALNELERDGLIETDRTNGKFVTDKQEIIKKLRSELGRRYSVVFVEKTKTLGLDLEETISLLKNEWEVGKHE, encoded by the coding sequence ATGTCACTAAAAAATAGTTCCGTAGTCATTTACCGACAAATCATTGAGTATTTTGAATTAGAAATTGCCTCGGGTCGACTTAATGCAGGGGATCGCATTGAGTCAATCCGGGCACTTGCTTTATTCTTTAAAGTAAATCCGAATACAGTTCAAAAAGCACTCAATGAGCTCGAGCGTGATGGTTTGATTGAAACAGATCGCACAAATGGTAAATTTGTTACAGATAAACAAGAAATAATTAAGAAGTTAAGAAGTGAATTGGGACGTCGTTACAGTGTTGTATTTGTTGAGAAAACGAAAACACTTGGTCTTGACCTTGAAGAAACAATAAGCCTTCTTAAAAATGAATGGGAGGTTGGGAAACATGAATAA